TCATAGTGAGTTTTTTACAATCGATTATTCTCCTTTAATTGTCTGCTCTTCTTTTTAACTTGATTTTTCTTTAGTCGCTGCTCTTGATCTGGCTCTAGGGCGAAAAGCGACCGATGTGCGGCTTTTGCTCTTGCACGAGGCCACTTTGAGCTTTTTGGCTTTTCGCCCGCTCTATGCTTTTTATCTTGCTTTTAAAATGTTCAGCGATCAATGAGTTAGCCATTAATCTAAGCCTTTCATCGCTTGTTTTCTACGATAACTGTCGCCTTCAATTTGATAAATAGACGCATGATGAATGAGTCGGTCAATGGCAGCCACTGTCATCATATTGTCAGTGAAGATACTATCCCATTCACTGAAAGCCTGGTTTGAGGTAATGAGCAAGCTATTGCGTTCATATCGGTGCGCAATTAATTCAAATAGTACCTGGCTTTCACTATTGGTTTTTTTGACATAGCCAATATCATCAAGAATAAGTAGCTCATATTTATCCAGCTTTTTCAGTTCAAATTCCAGAGATAACGCTTCTTTTGCCTTTTGAAGCATTTGCACCAATGAAGTGCTGCTCATGAATTTAACCCGCACTGATTGCTCGATGAGTGCGTAACCAATAGCGGCGGCTAAATGCGTTTTCCCCAGACCACTGGCACCAAATAAAAGCAGATTATGTCCTTGCCTGAGCCAGTCTAACTGAGTGATTTTTTGTTTGAGCTGTTGGGCTGTCACACCGGTTATTTCATTAAAGTCATACTGTGATAACTGTTTACCAATGGGTAGTTTGCTTTCTCTTAATAAGCGCTTTAATTTGTTGTCATGCCGGTAACTGGTTTCTAATTCACATAAATGGGCTAAAAATAATTCAGGCTCCCAATCTAATTCAATGGCTTTTTGTGAAACCTGCTGCCATTGTTTGACCATGGTCGTTAAACGTAATTCTTGAGTAAAAACGGTAAACTTTGTGCATTGGCCATATTAATTCCCCAGTAATACATTGTAGGTCGATAAGTCATGTTGCTGACTGGTGTACTGAGGTCTATCAACCGACATGGGCGCAAAAAAGTCACGGCACGCTTTGATGGAAACTCGACTGCCGGCTTCTAACGAGGCTAAGACAAAACGACCCAGCGCTGCTTCACAATCATAGGCATCGGCAATGGACAGCAAGCTCACCATGTAACGGCAATCATCATCATGAATGCCCGTTTGTTTGAGATTTTCCCAAATCAGGGTGAAATCACCTTCTGGGACAATATCATCTCGGTAAGCCGATGATTTAAAGGCATTGGGCTTTTTGGCTAACGAGTGAATGATATGTTTATAATTGATTGAACGCGAACGGATATGGCGGTGTGCATAAATACGCTTTAAACTTAAGGTCAATTCATGACCATAGAAACAATCTAAATGTTGATCATAAATATGGATCAATAACGTGGTACCAATCAATCGGGAGGGTACGGTATAAGTGACTCGTTTAACTGAAATGGTACTCCTTGTGGTGACTTTAACATAGAGCTCACTAAAGCCATTGGTGCGGCGGCTGGGAAGCGGTTTTAAGTGTGCTTTTTCTTCATTAAATCGTGTTTTACAGCGTATGTTTATTTGGCGAACGATGTCATCAATAAAGGCTTCATAATCCAATAAGGCGGTAAAATCTCGACTGCCACGAAGGAGTAGCTTTTGTTCGATTCGGCGTTTTAAATGACCATTAGGGGATTCAATGGCTCCATTTTCATGGGCAATGCCTTTATTGTTTCGAGTGGCTTTTATACCATAGTATTGACATAATTTTTCATAACGCTCGGTCAGCTTTTCTTGTTCATAATGATTGTTAAATGCAGCACTTAGGCTATCGGTTCGGTGGCTTACAGGGACACCGCCTGATTGCCATAGCGCATTTTGTAAGCCTGAAGAAAGAGATTCAAAGCTCTCTCCACCTAAGACAACTTGAACATAAGTCCAGCCACTATAAACCAATCGGTAGTGATAAAGTTTGTGTTTAAACTCTTCTCCGTCAATCGTGATTTTAAGCTCATTAGCCCAGGTGTAATCTGAAATACCCATATCACCGGCAATGTGTTTTTGTTGAAAAATAACTTCTTGCTCCGGTCCTTCCTGAGCACGCCAGCGTTTGACTCGGCGTTGCAGTGTTCTTAGGTGAGTGTTGTCAAATTGACCGGGTTCTAGCTCTTCCAGTGCTTCTAATAAGGTAATGGGTTGTAGTTTGGGCTCAATCTCAAGTAAGGGCACTAAATGTTGTTCAAAAGCACCATTTAAGGGATCTTTTCGAGTTTTGTACTGTCTGGGTTGTGTGGTGCCGCCGGGGTGCTTACCTGTATCAATGCGTCGCGCTGATCTTTCTGAAAATCCTGCTTTGGCTGCTGATGAAGCTTGAGTGTGATTCGGTTGTTTTCGATGTGACATGTATAACTTGACCTGTTCTTGGGTAATTGATTTTCCAGACATAAAAATCCTTCTCGATTAATGTGTCTGGAGTGTATCAAACCGGCCAAGCTAGTTGTCGCCGACCGGACAAGTTAATTGTCGCCTAATACTTGACAGGAAAAGCACTCACCTATATTAATAATCAATGGCCTAAGCTGACTGTTTATTGTGAAGATGGTCGGTTGAATATCAGTAA
This genomic window from sulfur-oxidizing endosymbiont of Gigantopelta aegis contains:
- the istA gene encoding IS21 family transposase, producing MSGKSITQEQVKLYMSHRKQPNHTQASSAAKAGFSERSARRIDTGKHPGGTTQPRQYKTRKDPLNGAFEQHLVPLLEIEPKLQPITLLEALEELEPGQFDNTHLRTLQRRVKRWRAQEGPEQEVIFQQKHIAGDMGISDYTWANELKITIDGEEFKHKLYHYRLVYSGWTYVQVVLGGESFESLSSGLQNALWQSGGVPVSHRTDSLSAAFNNHYEQEKLTERYEKLCQYYGIKATRNNKGIAHENGAIESPNGHLKRRIEQKLLLRGSRDFTALLDYEAFIDDIVRQINIRCKTRFNEEKAHLKPLPSRRTNGFSELYVKVTTRSTISVKRVTYTVPSRLIGTTLLIHIYDQHLDCFYGHELTLSLKRIYAHRHIRSRSINYKHIIHSLAKKPNAFKSSAYRDDIVPEGDFTLIWENLKQTGIHDDDCRYMVSLLSIADAYDCEAALGRFVLASLEAGSRVSIKACRDFFAPMSVDRPQYTSQQHDLSTYNVLLGN
- the istB gene encoding IS21-like element helper ATPase IstB; translation: MVKQWQQVSQKAIELDWEPELFLAHLCELETSYRHDNKLKRLLRESKLPIGKQLSQYDFNEITGVTAQQLKQKITQLDWLRQGHNLLLFGASGLGKTHLAAAIGYALIEQSVRVKFMSSTSLVQMLQKAKEALSLEFELKKLDKYELLILDDIGYVKKTNSESQVLFELIAHRYERNSLLITSNQAFSEWDSIFTDNMMTVAAIDRLIHHASIYQIEGDSYRRKQAMKGLD